In Candidatus Methylomirabilis tolerans, the genomic window ACAAGAGGCGGCCGCCGCGTTGGCCGGCGGAGCCGACATCATCGATGTGAAGAACCCGGCCGAGGGGTCGCTGGGCGCCGGGCGACCGGAGACCATTGCAGCGATCGTGAGAACTGTCCTGGGCGCGACCCCTGTCAGCGCATCGATCGGCGACGTCCCGAATCTTCCGGGGACCGTGGCCCTTGCCGGCCTGGGCGCCGCCATCTGCGGGGTTCGACTCGTCAAGGTGGGACTGCTGGGGGCCAGGACAGGCGCGGAGGCGGCCAACCTGCTCGATGCCGTCAGCGGCGCGTTACGGATGGCGAACGGCACAGTGGGTCTGGTAGCCTGCGCCTACGCCGATTCCGCCCTTGTTGGTTCGCTCGAACCGCTTGAGCTTCCCGAAGCCGCCGCGCCCTTTGTCGAAGGGTGCCTCATCGATACCGCCATCAAAGATGGACGTACGCTCTTCCAGTGTCTTCCGGAGGAGACCATTACCCGCTTCATTCGGCAGTGCCACGATCGGGGGCTCTTCTGTGCCCTGGCAGGCTCCCTGCAGCAGGCGGATCTTTCCAAAGCCCTGGCGCTTGGCGCCGACATTGTCGGTGTACGAACCGCGGCCTGCGAGGGAGGACAGCGGAGCGGCTCCATTTCCATGACGTTGGTGGAACGCCTCAAAAACAGGGTAAAGGGTGTAGGACGACCTATTTCTTCCGCCTCGCACTCCGCGTAATCACACACGTTCCCACCGTCTTCCTGCACTCCAGCCACTCTTTGACGCGAGCCGGACGTCTCCCGTTGATGATCCAGCAACAGTCGATCCCGTTCAGCCACTTGGCAAACTCGCGATCCACGCCACCGTCACGCGAAAGGTGCGAGCGCGTGATGCGCGGCAGCAGGGGCGCCGACGGGTCGATCTTTGGATCTCGCGCAAAGATCCCATCCGCAGACTTCAGCAGCAGCAGGCTTTTCGCCCCAACACGTCCAGCGATATAGGCGGCGATCGAATCCGAGGTCACGCCCCACGACGGCGTAAAGGGATCGTGGCGAGCAAGGGATCGGGAGGGGAGATAGATCGGAAGTCGGCCGCGCCGGATTACCTCCATGACCTGATTCAGGCTGGAGGCCGCCGCAGCCCGAGAGGCCAGATCGCACAGCTCCAGGCCGTACTGATCCATCGCCAGGATAGCCATCCGGTGCGCGGCGTGATTGGTTAGCCGTACTCGGCGATACTCTGCCCGCACCAGATCGGCAAATACGCCGCCACCCGGAATCACCAACACATTGGTGGAGCCCTTCCACCGCTCGATCGAATCGAGCAGCTTCCCCAGCCCCTTCCACCGGCCGAGGCTCCCGCCCACCTTGATGACGACGTCGATCTTCATGATTCAGCTCTCAGCGCTTCAGCCGCAGACCGCATAATAGTAGGCGTTTCAAA contains:
- a CDS encoding (5-formylfuran-3-yl)methyl phosphate synthase, translated to MKLMISVRDEQEAAAALAGGADIIDVKNPAEGSLGAGRPETIAAIVRTVLGATPVSASIGDVPNLPGTVALAGLGAAICGVRLVKVGLLGARTGAEAANLLDAVSGALRMANGTVGLVACAYADSALVGSLEPLELPEAAAPFVEGCLIDTAIKDGRTLFQCLPEETITRFIRQCHDRGLFCALAGSLQQADLSKALALGADIVGVRTAACEGGQRSGSISMTLVERLKNRVKGVGRPISSASHSA
- a CDS encoding aspartate/glutamate/uridylate kinase yields the protein MKIDVVIKVGGSLGRWKGLGKLLDSIERWKGSTNVLVIPGGGVFADLVRAEYRRVRLTNHAAHRMAILAMDQYGLELCDLASRAAAASSLNQVMEVIRRGRLPIYLPSRSLARHDPFTPSWGVTSDSIAAYIAGRVGAKSLLLLKSADGIFARDPKIDPSAPLLPRITRSHLSRDGGVDREFAKWLNGIDCCWIINGRRPARVKEWLECRKTVGTCVITRSARRKK